tcgaaaaaattatagatttctttcgttaaagatttaattttttcgagCTCACGGGCATATGTACAAGCGGAAAATGATAGACATATCATATATCGTAACTTAAaaactaaatataattatacactgatatatatatacatatatatatatatatatatatatatatatatatatatatataatgaataataatagatatataattataatccattataattaatagtaataacttaTGACCTACAGATTTTCGAGTGTATGTAAAACTGTgtgtaattcttttcttttatctcattCTGATGTTGTTACAATTacttttgttgttattgttattgtttatgATTGGTTTTTCTTCTATTGATTCGGCCATTTTTTTCTGGCACTTtaacactctttctctctcactctaaaTCTTTTTCGctgtgtatattataattaagtcTACATTTGAtgtgttctttctctttcattcttttttctgtatgtgtgtgtgtgtgtgtatgtgtgtttgtttgtttttatgcGTTCTCAAATTTGTTtcgttcaaaattattttattacaaagatttttgtaaaattaattacaatattatccttgttttttatattcttttagtattttttcttttttttttttttagattaaaagaattaattcatCTCGGATCAACTTACATAAGCTAATAAAGTCTCGCTcgcaaattaatatatatatatatatatattagtatgtatgtgtgtatacgtgtaaacagaaatttattttttgttcgtttgtgcATCCGGCCGACAGAGGATCACCGAATTCGGATCACATTTCGGCTTCGGGTCATTGTCttcatttcatatatttatttatttatttatttatttatttattcattcatatatttatttatttatatttattctcgtCGATATTAACGTCGTTCGCATAAATTTCATAGAAATCTGTTATAATACGATCTCTCggcttaaaaattattatgagtttatccctctttttttttttttctttctttttatatttcttcattaattatattaataatcagtACAATTCGTCATCACAATTagtttacaattattatattatattatttgttatttattactattataattattattactgttatcattatcactattattaatattattattattattattattattattatcaataggACCCGTGGCCCTGTAACATCCGAGTTGAGCACCCCTGTCAGGCCCTACATGctttctcattcattcattcattcattcattcattcattcattcattcattctctttctctctctctgtttttctcaaCCAATTATTCAAGTTTTTAATTTGACAACATCTCAGCCTCCTCTaatcaaaacaaaacgaaataaataataataataataatggagaacaaaagaaaagaaaagaaaagaaaagaaaagagaaatgactGATGTTCTTtagcgaagaaaagaaaaaaattaaacccacgataatgacgatatatatatatatatatattatatataaatatatatatatatatatatgtatatacacataggaTTTTCACAAATATTTTCCTCGTTAAATAATTCACGTAAGTAAGAACAAATTTgttattcgtataatttttaaaagaagcgAACAACTTTTGAAACGagtttttcgatcgatttgttATACTTTATAGaagagcagaaaaaaaaaaaaaaaaaaagaaaaaggaagaaagaaaaaaaggaaagagcacAATCGATAATGTTCAAACAAAAATGCTCGTAATAGATTTCGAAGTTATTATGACTCGACGATATGACTCAAATGGAATTCCACGAATTTACGTGACTAAAGTATTACTTACTTTCTTAACtgttattcaatttttatcatcgttaaaaatttttaacgggATATCACGCCaccttaatatttttttcccttccttttaaaataaaaactttgttgttttattacgtatacaccgtacatacacacacacacacacacacacacacgcgcgcgcgcacgcacatatatgtatgtatgcgtataattattattaatcatcgaGTAAAGTCGAAACTTCGCACGAGttaagagaacgaaaaaaaagaaaaaaaaagaaaaaaaaaaaaaaacaaaaggaaaaaaaaaataaaagaagtgaaaagaaTCCGAAAGGAAAGTCTTGacttctttcaaattttattttgtaattttttttttctctttctttttttcgcgggctaatttcttttcttctctttctctctctctctttctctctctattatcatttaaacgTGTTTTCGATTTTCTGATTTTTCCCTTTAgcgatataacatttttatcactctgatatacatatatatatatatatatatatatatatatatatccctcttTACATTCTATAGCAGCAtattacatgtacatacattgcACACACTCTCACActtacatacaaacacacaaacGCACCCACCATATACACaacttatatactttatatatacacatatgctcAATCAATTTcacaaaaatttctctctaGTCATCTCTTGATGtccttatctctttctctctttctctctctctctctctctctctctctctttctctctttcactcatctatcgtcttcttttttttctcttttttccttttttttcttctttttttttttttccttttttatatcgtttatctTGATTTTTgtctcgttttatttaaaaaaatactgAATTAACCAAGCTAAAATCACAGACTTGCTGGCGCCATATTTCTCCAGCGGATTTGTACAAATTCTTCCTGAAGGAgacgactctctctctctctctctctctctctctctctctctctctctctctctctctctctctctctctttcactctctttctcgttctataTATAGTTTACAAGGTgtgtatacatgcatacatagatacatacatacatgcatatatacatacatacatacatacatacatacagcaTGCATATCTGCTGAGATNNNNNNNNNNNNNNNNNNNNNNNNNNNNNNNNNNNNNNNNNNNNNNNNNNNNNNNNNNNNNNNNNNNNNNNNNNNNNNNNNNNNNNNNNNNNNNNNNNNNNNNNNNNNNNNNNNNNNNNNNNNNNNNNNNNNNNNNNNNNNNNNNNNNNNNNNNNNNNNNNNNNNNNNNNNNNNNNNNNNNNNNNNNNNNNNNNNNNNNNAAAggaatatcatcgaaatataattattacattacgCAGCGATAtttgatgaaaattaaaaaagaaaatgaaaaagaaaaaaaaatacaaaaaaaactGATTAGacatcccttctctctctctctctctctctctcaatctttttgcttttttttggCATCAcctcataaatatatacacatatatatatatatatatatatgcatatatatatccattttcctaattaattaatcaatcaatcaatcaatcaatcaattaataattaattaattaattaattctcatTTAATTCGCCGCTTCCTCGCATTCACCCTCTCGCACGCGAAAATGAAGATTCAGGGGACAGGCGCTTAGCCGAAGCTCGATCTCGTCAAAAATTTTGTACgacgttatttttatcattcataattttttccttgcttgtttgtttctttgtttgtttgttgttttcatttattccatcttcttttgagcacatataattataatcattccGATTAAACGACGtctaacaatttatatttcattaaaagaatgaaaacagacagaaagagaataagcGACAAAGAACCAATGAAAAGTGGATTTCTAAATACAAGAGTATATAGAcgtgtatttatgtgtgtgtgtgtatgtatgtatatatatataaaaactggTAGATAGATATAAGTACTTAAAAACtgatttaaacgaaaaaaaaaaaaatattactgaatattataataagaaggataataataataataataataataataataataataataataataataataagaataataataataataatagcaatattagtagtaatagtagtagtaatagtaataatagtactagtaataataatagtaataattaaaaaaaggaaaaaaagaaacaagaaaaaatgtatcacAAATTGAATCACAATGCTGAAGGTActattctctgtctctctctctccctctctctctttctatctctctttctctccgccTTGTTTCTAATcttcaatgtatatatataaactcatttgaaaattgttaGACATaggtagaaatatatatatatatatataaatatatatatatatgtttctctatatgaataatatatattgttatttcatttgtattagattttatatatcgattatttatcaatttattttattaacaatatgcGCTAAAAGATCGATTGGCCCttttctgtcttcttttttattttttttgcatttttaatattctttttctttttttttttttttttcttttctttcgtaataattatttttctctttaggtCGTTTTACATTTATGGAGATTGCTtatattgtctctctctcttttctttctttttattcttagtATTAATCACAGACACGTTACTATTACGATCACTATGAAAACGGAGCCCTCTTCTTATCGTTCCCTTAAGGGTCGAACGCGAATAaacgtttctctttattctttcttataatCATACTTTGTCCcaacaaaattttatcattttctttctttctctcttttcttttattttcttttcttcgtttaagaattatttttctgccacatatatatatatatatatatatatatatatatatatatatatatattattgcataCTTTCGTAATTGCATcacatttccttttaattcattttttttccttttctttttttttttttcttttcttttcaccccATTAATCGTTCATACTCCATTACTTTTGTATCTTTACAGGTAATTACCTAGAcaaacacacacgcgcacagaGATTTGAACTTATCATTCGCTCGATTTTCACACGTATAGGTAATCATGCACACGCGCATGCATATattctcacatacacacatacacacacacacacacacacacattcgtACTGAAAGCTCGCGCACGATAAGGGTTTATGATacgtattctttctctttcttttttttttttttttttttttgaactttcGAACACAAAGatattcactttcttttttttcttctttcatcattAATCgcgaagaatattatttattgacatTAAAACACAGATTAAATagaatcataattttatacttttctattttctaccttcttccttttccaatGAATTCCAGAAATTGTTTACTTTCATACgtcaatgattaattaatattgtgtgagataaaaaaaagaaaaaagaaaaaaaaaaaaaaaaaataaagaatagaaaataaaaaagaaaaaatggttTGCTTTCGTTGAGGAACGATTTATCGATTGACTTATTTTATCACGTCCTTGATATCATTCGGACTAATTCTTTGGCAAATCTgacgaaatttttcttactttttttttaccttttcttttccttttttctttcgttcttttttttttttttttttttttttttttctttctcttcccagAGAATTTATCACCTTTGAACGTCATTAATACgttcttgtattttttatatatagacacatccATATATGCACGCTCACACACACgcgctcacacacacacacatgcatacacacgtatacacgcacacacatacacacactgtTTTTGTGAAACTACAAATATATCGTGTAATTACATgatagtaaagaaaagattaatcgCTCAATCGAATCGCTATTGTCGATGTATAGAGAGAGTGTACGtgtctgtatatgtgtgttacatatatatatatatatatatatatatatatatatatatatatatatatatatatatatatatatatatacacacacattctcgcgttaacgataaaaacgaccaAGTATTTTCACGTTCACACATAGattaatacgaaatatatttttctcacgtgtacacacaaacacagaCACATATATGCAAACACGCGCGcgtttccctttcttttcattccttttttttttctttttcttttacattcgtGAAAGAACACCAGAAAGAAATAGTACTGCTCgaacaaaatataatgaatggtagcaaaaaaaaaaaaaaaaaaaagaaaaagaaaaagaaagaaaaaatattttttctttcttactaagaagcaaaggaaaaattaaaaatacgtcCCTTATCCCTTTGCGcgtgaaaacaaaacaaacaaaaaaataataataagaagagaaaataagaaaaaaagaaaaaaaatcacaggTTTCATTTGCATCGTCCCTTTTCACcctttctatctatcaatctatctctatctctctctctttctccttttttttaataactccATCCTTTCACCCTTATGACCTTATGACCTTACAGGCacccttcttttcctttcacgaTCATTAACCaatatctctctcgctctctctctctctctatttatctctctttgtcaTAAAGCGATccaaaagatataataaaatacaaatattactatataatatgaagATTATggtaaaaagcaaaaaagaaagaaagaaaaacaagacaaTGTACAATTAGACAGTAAACGCGcgtacttttattattattaatattattattattataataattattattattattactattactattattattattattattattaatattattattattattattgtacacGCGTGATTTTTCTACATACATAACgcctatacatatgtacatatttaaaattcgCGCCATTATTTTCTCTGAATAAACTTACATATTTCAATGCGttttgttctcctttttcGGATCtcaaatgtatacatatatatgtatatacatacatatatacatatatacatatatacatatatctgattcgtaatatgattttttctgatatttcttttttgaataaatatgtttgtgtatatgtgtttatgtCATATGCGTGTTGGTAAATGCGtttgtgtacatacatacatacatacacacacacatatatatatatacacaaacgcataataaatatacacatgtaGATAGGTggatgtgtatgtgtatgttttaGTTTGTcggataaattattttttttcgtgacGCGAATGGGTTTGACGATCGCAGCTCGGTGGTGTTgttaatatcatatacatcataatcatcatcatcatcatcatcatcattattattatcattaatcatcATAATTGTTGCTGTGTTGTTGCTGATTAACTCGTTGCTCGCTGTGCAACGAGAGGGACGAGGAGCAAGCGTAGAGGGTTGTCTGTCTTTCACGGGGGTTTGGGGTGAGGGGTTGCTGGGTTGGTTGATCGGTGGTTGTTGATTGTGCGGCGGGGGGAGAGGGGCGGCGAGGGGGGTTGAGCAGCGTCGATGACatatcgtttataacgatacatCGCCTTGTTGTACGGGCACACCTtgtttttaacatatatatatatatatatatatatatatatatatatatatgtatattaatatatctatatacatgtaatatatttttgtgcttgggaagaaaattgttctcgacgatgacgaggacgatcaaaagagaaaagaaaaaaaaaaaaagaaaaaaaagaaaaaaaagaaaaaaaaaaaaaatagaaaaaataaacggaaagaaaattacaaaattacaaaaagaaaaaaacaacagcCAAATATAATGAACAAAGATAAgtagtaaaataaaaggaatgaagaataaaagaaggaaattacaaaaagaaaaaaaataataaataaaaaacaagaaaaatttcaataggaTCTATAATACACTCGTCGTCTCGTCAACGTCTCGATTCgttaattgttatattatttttgttgttgttgttgttctttctCGTTGTTGAGGTGCGCGCGCATGCGCATATTCCCCCGCGTCCTCCCCCTCCTCAAGATTTCTGAGAATAATCAGACAATTATAGGGTATAGAAAGCTCACCTAATTATATCGAGAGAGAGGATGATAATTAATCCTGAATAATAAGTTTATATCCCTCCATTTAtatccctcctcctcctcctcctcctcctcctcctcctccttctcatcgataaaaaagagaggaaattgTCCGgcatcttcctcttcttttttttttctctcttctccttaatgataatgatgatgatggttattattattattgttgttgttgttgttgttgttgttattgttgttgaaagggtagaataataattaacagcaatataataatcgataatcaaATACTACTGGTTTAGCATCAAGAGAGTTTAGTCAGAAGAGGCCAAAGGGATTTAATGGCGGTCAAAGTTGTAATCAGCGAgcaataaagagagagagagatagagagagagagagagagagagagagagagagagagagacgggatATAagtgaaagatagatagagagagagaaagagagatgaaatctattttttctttctttttttttcttttctctttctttctctctctctctctctctctttcttactctctctcttactctttctatttccatttGAGAGATCATACAAAAGGAGGGGTTGAGAGGGGTTTGTAGGGCTGTGCTCgtcttggaaaaaaaaaaaagaaacaaaaaaaaaagagggatgtAACAAGAAGATTGAAATTCGTTGTTCCTTCGTCTCGGTGCACCTCTCTCTAGAGACGAGGCTGAGATCAATTCGTCCGGTttgaaagatggagagagagagagagagaaagagatagagagaaaataatgatactcTGATGATGCTTGTTGCTACTACTGCTTGCAAAAAACTGGATATGTgtccctctcctctcctctcctcacctttctctctcttctttcattcttctctttcctgttccttcgtcttcatcttcttcttctccttcattcttcctctccttcctcttcatcatctttctttttcttcttctacttcatcTTTGAAAATCTCCTTTCCCCTTTCGACATAACGCGATAAAGTAAGAAGATTTTATAGTGGcaacatattttaatttcctttcttcgaaagaaattcgatctttttttttctgctactatttgttgttgttgttgttgttgttgttattattttctgtagttattgttgttcttgttgatAGGCGTGTTTCGACTAGACGTGCGGTtttttgtgtttatttatttgtttgtatgtttttagctgttattattattattattgttgttgttgttgttgttgttattattattatttgttgttgttgttctcgTTAATTTAATTCTGACTATTTTTCGTTCGAGTATATTATTGTATGCATTTTTTAacccatttcttttcttcttcttcttatcttcttttttttttattttttgtacgaTCAGTTTCATGCCTCTCAGCTGTTCtctgattcttttcttttttttccccctctcctTCGCTTTATTTTACTCATTGCGTTGTTATTGTCCTTCTTCTCCCATtccttttttgtaattttttttttttacttttttattttttttttttttttttttttttttttttatttttttttttatatatataaattttcttcctccGTTGTTATCAGCTGTTCGCAATTATTTTTCGAGGcagagataatataataaagttcGTGAAACTTCGTTGAGATcggatttttttttgacgatatTAGGGGAGAGGGGTGGGGTGGACAAAGATGTAAAAATTGTTGGCTGAGGAGAATGAAACTCTCGTTTGGCATCTTCGTTGATacgaaagatgaagaagaagaagatattcaaaaaaagaaagaaaaaaaaaaaaaaagaaaaagagaacgggtaaaaaattaatatatatatatatatggtgtgtgtgtgtatatatattatatagcagtttctttgagaaaaaaaaaaagaaaataaaaaaaaaaagaaaagaaaaaagacacaCGTTGTTTGGGTGGGCCTCTGTCCGATGAGAATGATGAGTACGATGAAAAAACGATGACAACGAGTAACTActaggacgacgacgacgactgtTAGGACGATGGAGGTGATGAGAGACGCTTACTCGCAacgtcttttatatatatatatatatatatatatatatatgtatatacatacatacatatatatatatatatatatatatacatatatatatttattcttcttccagttattcatcatcatctttttcttctttttttcctcctcctcctactcttcttctttttccttcttcttcttcctcatcttcgtcttcttccttcctgcctttcttccttcctacccttcttttcttctttctcaattAAACTCTTCAACTGGAAACGAAGGCCGCAATTTGCTCGCTGAATTGTGTGTGCTCGAGCAAAAGCGAGTCCTTGCAGCTTTCGaattgttgttgctgttgttgctgttgatgctggtgttgttgttgatggtggtgatggtggtgatggtgatgatgatgagaagAACGGGAATGCTGATGCTGTTGATGCTGTTGATGTTGATGGTGTTGATGCtgatgttgctgctgttgatgGTGTTGATGCTGCTGCGGTTGTTGCTGATGGTGGTGTTGCTGTTGATGATGTTGAtggtgttgttgttgttgatgttgatgCTGATGTGAAGTAGCAGATTCCTCGGGATCGGGCTCGGTACGTTCATATAATACGCATATGGAACCGTTTTCTCCAATCCTATAGGAAACCTCCGACGGATCGATCCACATCGTTAGCTCGCTCGGGAATAGGCTGTGCAATACCGCCGGCAATAATCCAACATTAGCACCGGCCTGTGCTATTACAGGATCCATTTTCCCATTGATACGTATACAACGATATCCTGAGCCACGATTTGGACGATCAGGAAACCAATGGTCTCTGTAACGATGCCGCAACACCTCCGTCAATGAAGACTTGAACATCTCGAGCTGTCGCTCGGAGAGTTGTCCAGCCTGTAGGCGCAGCAGGTGCACCAAAAAATCAGCCGCCGAGACTATTTCCAATCTCATTTTAAACAAATCTATTTCTTCAACTTGTCGcacttttcttaaattatcttcttctatcctttttcttctcctccctctctctttctattttctctgtttttctcttttcttctttatcttagCTATACTTTCCTCgatcgaatcttttttttcttcttcttccgatCACCTTCCCGCCGTACGACGATATTCTCGCGAATTCTTCCGTCGCGACCAAACTCCCAATAACTCAGATTATTCCGTTGAACTGTCGCCTTTTTgagaatattttcgttttcgtagatcgatcgatcgttaaatcTCGATATCCTCCTAAGAGTTCTATCCCGTAAGAATAATTTCTGTATAgattctcgatatatatatatcccgtAATCGAGAATGATACGACCGATGCCTGATGATGATGCCGCGGCCGTTGCCGCTTCTGCACGCGAGAATATCCACAAAATGGCGCCgtcgccgccaccgccacgTCGATTCAGCCTCGACGCCACCACCGTTTTTCTCAGTCTGTTGCtgctctatctctttttatctatctatctaactctttatctttctcattaGTC
Above is a genomic segment from Vespa velutina chromosome 13, iVesVel2.1, whole genome shotgun sequence containing:
- the LOC124953718 gene encoding protein BTG1-like, whose product is MRLEIVSAADFLVHLLRLQAGQLSERQLEMFKSSLTEVLRHRYRDHWFPDRPNRGSGYRCIRINGKMDPVIAQAGANVGLLPAVLHSLFPSELTMWIDPSEVSYRIGENGSICVLYERTEPDPEESATSHQHQHQQQQHHQHHQQQHHHQQQPQQHQHHQQQQHQHQHHQHQQHQQHQHSRSSHHHHHHHHHHHQQQHQHQQQQQQQQFESCKDSLLLEHTQFSEQIAAFVSS